The following is a genomic window from Sphingomonas sinipercae.
GCCGACAGCGCGCCGGAACACTTAAGGGGCACCAGCTTCGGCGCCTTCTACTTCGTCACCGGAGTCGCGACCCTGCTCGCAAGCGTCGGCGCCGGGCTCTTGTGGGACCGCGAAGGCGCCGCGACGACGTTCATCGTCAGCGCCATTCTCGCCGCAATTGCCGGCGCGATGCTTAGCGTTCTTCCCACTCCGTCTGGCCGCCCTGCCCGATAACCACCGGTTCGTGGTGCGGCGGCTGGAACGGCGGCATCCGCCCGGCCGAGGCGGCCTTGTCGATGAACTGGTGCTTCATCGCCGCGAGGAAGTGGATGACAATCAGTGCGATGAGCGCGAAGGCGGCCAGCTCGTGCGCCTCGCCGGCCAGTTCGCCAATCGACTTCGGCACGCCCGGCAGCACCGGCAGCGGCACTCCGCCGATCAGCGGCGTGGTCGGCCCGGTCGCGCGCGCCGACACCGCGATCAACCCACCGACGGGAAGCGCCAGCAGCAGGATGTAGAACAAGCGATGGTTCCACACCGCCGCGAACCGCTCCCACCGTGACAAGTCGTCGGGGAGCGGGGGCGGCGGGTTACTGATCCGGTAGGTCAGCCGCGCCAGCGTGAGCAGCAGGATCACCGCGCCCGTGGTCTTGTGCCACGTAAACAGGTTGCCGCGCGCCGCGCCCTCGGCGGCGCCGAAGCTGAACCCAAGCCAGATCTGGAGCAGGACGAGCACCACCGTCACCCAGTGGAAGGCGACGGCCACGTTCGAATAGCGCCGCACGGGCACCGCATGAGGGGCGGTATCGGTCATCCTGTCCATCGCGTGATCTCCTGCCGATGCAGGCGATGAACGTCGCGCCGCCGCGAAAGGTTCGCGCCCGCCCTAGCCGCGGGTAAACTTCGATCCGTCGGCTGCCTTGTCGAGCAGCAGTTTCGAGAAGCTGAAGTCCGGCTTCATTCGCTCTTCCTGGCGCTTCAAACCATCGACGATCTTGGTCAGCCCCTCCGCGTCGGCCCAGTGCATCGGTCCGCCGCGATAGACCGGCCAGCCGTAACCATAGACCCACACCACATCGATGTCGGACGCGCGCTGGGCCATGCCTTCCTCCAGGATCTTCGCGCCTTCGTTGACCATCGGGTAGAGCGTGCGCTCGACGATTTCCTGGTCGGTGATCTCGCGGCGCTCGACGCCCTTTTCAGCGGCGAACTTCTCGATGATCTCCTGCACCACCGGCGACGGGCTCGGACGGCGCTTCTCGTCATAGTCGTAGAAACCGGCACCCTTTTTCTGGCCCCAACGCTCGATCGAGCAGAGCGCGTCGCGCAGGCTTTCGATGCGGTTGGGGTCGCGATGCCAGCCGATGTCCACGCCGGCGAGGTCGGCCATCTGGAACGGGCCCATCGGCATCCCGAACTCGACGTGCACCCGGTCAACCTGTTCGGGCGTCGCACCTTCAAGCAGCAGCTTCATCGCTTCCACCTGGCGCGGCATCAGCATCCGGTTGCCGATGAAACCGTGACAGACTCCGGCGACGACCGCGACCTTCTTGATCCGCTTGGCCAGTTGCATCGCGGTCAGCAGCACATCTGGCGCGGTCTTTGCGCCGCGCACGACTTCCAGCAGCTTCATCACGTTGGCCGGGGAGAAGAAGTGGAGGCCCACGACGTCCTGCGGGCGCGAGGTAGAGGCGGCGATCTCATCGATGTTGAGATAGCTGGTGTTGGACGCGAGGATGGCGCCTGGCTTGGCGATCTTGTCGAGGCGGCCGAACACCTCCTTCTTAACGTCCATATTCTCATAAACTGCCTCGATGATGAGGTCGCATTCGGCAAGCGCATCGAAATCGAGCGTCGGGTTGAGCAGACCCATCGCCCTTTCGACCTGTTCGGGCGTGAACCGGCCCCTCGCAGCGCTCGATTCGTAATTCTTGCGCATCACGCCGGCGCCGCGGTCGAGCGCTTCCTGTCCCATTTCGACGATGGTCACGGGGATTCCGGCGGAAAGGAAATTCATCGAGATTCCGCCGCCCATCGTCCCGGCGCCGATTACGCCGACGCGCTTGATGTCGCGCGGCCGGGTGTCCTCAGGGATATCGTCGATCTTCGCCGCTTTGCGCTCCGCGAAGAAGAAATATTGCTGGGCCTTGGCCTGCCCGCCGCTCATCAGCTCCATGAACAGCTTGCGTTCGTCGAGCACACCCTCGGCATAAGGCTTTTGCGTCGCGATCCGCACCGCTTCGATGTTCTTCATCGGCGCGTCGAAGCCGCGGAACTTGCGGCCGTTGGCCTTGAGGAACTCGTCGAACACCGAGGGGTCGATATTCTCGACCCGATCCTGCCGCTCCGAGGCCTTGCGGATCGGTCGGACGCCTTTCACTTCTTCCGCGTAAGCGACGGCATGCTGGATCAGATCGCCTTCGACCAGCCGGTCGACCAACCCGCATTCCTGCGCTTCCCTGGCACCGATCGGCGCTCCGGTGGCGCACATCCGCAGCGCCTTTTCGACGCCGGCGACGCGGGGCAGCCGCTGCGTCCCGCCAGCGCCCGGAAGCAGGCCGAGCTTGACCTCCGGCGTGCCAAGCTTCGCCGTCGGGTCGGCAACCCGGTAATGGCAGCTCAGCGCAACCTCGAGCCCGCCGCCGAGCGCCGTCCCGTGGATCGCCGCGACCACCGGCTTGGTGCAAGCTTCGATCTGGTCGACGACCTGCGGCAGCATCGGCTGCTGGAATGCCTTGGGCGTGCCGAATTCGGCGACGTCGGCGCCGGCGAAAAATGTCTGGCCTTCGCAGGCGATCACGACGGCATTGACGCCATCGTCCGCCTCCGCCTGCTCGATCGCCGCCACCAATCCCTCCCGCACCGCCGCGGAAAGTGCGTTCACCGGCGGGTTGTTCGACAGGATGATCAGCACGTCGCCATGCTTGCGGGTCGAAATCGGGTTGGTCATCGGTCCTCCGTGTCAGGCCGAGGTTCGGC
Proteins encoded in this region:
- a CDS encoding cytochrome b; this encodes MDRMTDTAPHAVPVRRYSNVAVAFHWVTVVLVLLQIWLGFSFGAAEGAARGNLFTWHKTTGAVILLLTLARLTYRISNPPPPLPDDLSRWERFAAVWNHRLFYILLLALPVGGLIAVSARATGPTTPLIGGVPLPVLPGVPKSIGELAGEAHELAAFALIALIVIHFLAAMKHQFIDKAASAGRMPPFQPPHHEPVVIGQGGQTEWEER
- a CDS encoding 3-hydroxyacyl-CoA dehydrogenase NAD-binding domain-containing protein, with the translated sequence MTNPISTRKHGDVLIILSNNPPVNALSAAVREGLVAAIEQAEADDGVNAVVIACEGQTFFAGADVAEFGTPKAFQQPMLPQVVDQIEACTKPVVAAIHGTALGGGLEVALSCHYRVADPTAKLGTPEVKLGLLPGAGGTQRLPRVAGVEKALRMCATGAPIGAREAQECGLVDRLVEGDLIQHAVAYAEEVKGVRPIRKASERQDRVENIDPSVFDEFLKANGRKFRGFDAPMKNIEAVRIATQKPYAEGVLDERKLFMELMSGGQAKAQQYFFFAERKAAKIDDIPEDTRPRDIKRVGVIGAGTMGGGISMNFLSAGIPVTIVEMGQEALDRGAGVMRKNYESSAARGRFTPEQVERAMGLLNPTLDFDALAECDLIIEAVYENMDVKKEVFGRLDKIAKPGAILASNTSYLNIDEIAASTSRPQDVVGLHFFSPANVMKLLEVVRGAKTAPDVLLTAMQLAKRIKKVAVVAGVCHGFIGNRMLMPRQVEAMKLLLEGATPEQVDRVHVEFGMPMGPFQMADLAGVDIGWHRDPNRIESLRDALCSIERWGQKKGAGFYDYDEKRRPSPSPVVQEIIEKFAAEKGVERREITDQEIVERTLYPMVNEGAKILEEGMAQRASDIDVVWVYGYGWPVYRGGPMHWADAEGLTKIVDGLKRQEERMKPDFSFSKLLLDKAADGSKFTRG